ccaggaagctggctctgaggatcctcaactggccaaaagacctccgtcttggagacattaagatgcaatccaaaacgagggccatccaccataatcaaatccaagaccttccccacctccaaagtatcacccacaatggtgccatcatctaagtaccacgcctacatagtgaggtcaaaagtgtcccggatcttgcatactaagggatgcaaaaccaaagcgaaaagcaaagggcccaacggatcaccctgctggacaccccgacaagaccacaagcagtgctccccataaaaaagacgggcagggctggaataacaaaacttcacccaacgggaaagaacaGGGCagcgacggcggacctcctgaagcatggtctcacgatcaacaaggttgaaggCATTCTGGAAATacaccagcaacatagaaagcccaacctcagcaccccgagcctcagtgagccggttcaaggcatgcaagatagcctctcctccaccggacacgcccaccccaaactgaagcccatcaaaataagaagataaaaaaGGACCCAtcataaaagcaccaaccttagagacaagccgtctccagaccgtaccaacagcaataggacgaaccccaccacccggtttaacaagtggcgtgagaggggcgctgacaatgtactcacccagaggaagaggacaccggccctcaagaaaaagattaaccaccctagtaatagaagtgatcaaatcgtcagagatagccacagcaacgccactcaaacagtccataaggtgctgtGCCCAAAAACCATCCCGCCCACAAGAAGTACCGCGAgggaaactccgaatcatatccaaaaccacagcCGAAGaagcaaccagaggatgatgatccccagacagaaGAGGCAAttaaggaggcggggcgacaggatgcttctcacgcaaggccacaagagtggcatcggagtacggggcgaccccagaggaagaaagcactcgaacagcagcagtatagtggccatcacaaatcttccgccgacattggcggaggttaagctcactcaaatccagatcctcatccatatgaaacaaagaaggacccttatcaaaacactcctgcaacaactgcaaaccctcccccccccccccaggtaccccccaagcaaggatagccctggcaatactctcctcctgatgctgacgccgaatagcagtccgacagtcatgattactccgaggagcgaaagtcttaagcaaacaaagtggtagaacaagcaaacgaacccaacgggagagatcactaggggaatcagccacatcatccatggcacctttcaaagcccgagcaaacccaagacgacacttaggaggaatacaTTTCACGGTGCGAAGCCCTAACGACAATAAACGATCAAGGGAAGATATAGACCACAGAGCAAGCTCACCACCATCGTCAGATAAAGAAACCGAAGGAGAAGGAGctaaaggtctcggaataccgtAAATATGAAAACTGTACAGGCCATCAACATACTCCGGATgcatcacaatatcaccccgactatgccgacatctagctcaagtagtacgggtcataaaacacaccccacacaaccagagccccatccgtctcaaaacactctcggcattggaataaacagtcaaactattagaaagagtctgacgcgtaaggtccaactTACCATCATGACAATGCCGGTCCTGAAAATGCTTCTGCCAAGCagccttagtaaggcccttaccaaaCCCATCCCGACacgcatgaagactcgaaaaaggacaatggtaccgcactAGCTCGGGCATGAAGGAAGAAGAAACCCCACACCCAACCTGCACAAAAACCAATATAGCCACCAAAAACAAACACCCACACGAAAACCACCACACAGCCAACCGCTTGAGCACAACGAGGCAAGACCCACTCCTGGTTGAGTTAACCACAAATACACCACCCACTCCGGTGACGGTCAACAATCAACACAAACGACCTTAATATCCACACGGCACTAGCACACCGCAACACCCACTATAACCTACAACCACAACTAGGTAGCGGCGGTAGAAAGTGGCCGGTTACAGTACCAGCAAACACCAAGGCAACAACCAGCAACAACCACGCAAAGGAAACGCAGCAGAAAACGGTAACCTAAAATGcacaagaaaaaaaggaaaaacgcaACTGCCAGAAAAGCTCACCGGAAGGAAACAGTGGGTTGGGCCGTCAGCCACCATAACAATGACGGGGGACTTGAGATCTAAAAGCCAAAGGGTGGTGGTCTAGGTGTTCACCAACCGCAAGGAGGCGGCAGTGACCCTCGAAAACAGCCGCAACACGAAATTCCCGCAACCGCAGCACCACCGCACAAACATCCAACAACAATCACCCCTGACTGGCGACATGAGGTCTAGAAGTCGATGTGGGTGGTGGTTGGCCGTCAACGGTGGCTGCAAGACCGTAGAAACCGCTGCCCTAACAGAAACACACGCAGTCCCCTGAGATTTGCAGAAACCCTACCCAACACTCAACCCACGGCCGACAAAAAATAGGCCGGAGATGAGTAGTGACGGTAGCAGCGGCTGAAGGGACGGCAGTGATGGCTGTCAAGGGTAACCGCAGAAAACGGCAACTGATTGCACAAAAATCGCACGTCCCTCACCTCTCTTCTCtctattattattacttttttttatttttattatttttatttttagttttatttttattattattattattattattattattattattattgatagtattattattattattattattattattattattattattattattattattattattattattattattattattattattattattattattattattattattattattattattattattattattattattattattattattattatcatcattattattattattattattattattattattttaaaaacgaaaacttttattaatcaatcaaaagtttacaagaaattagtgggcagtcgagatacaatctgggcccccactcccttagcgataacaaagctaagtctagtaaataTGTAAGCGGCCGCGCGAGCCCCTGCATCCTGAGAAACAGAGAATTTAGGATCCGCTTCAACAAAGCCACAACATCCGTATCCAGCTCGCCTAGTGAAACAAAAGAgaagggtaggaaaccataaccagccgTCGTGCTTAAATCCTGATACttggcacactttcgctgagcagcatcagcaataACCTTACCCGACACAAAATCAGACAACCCAGTCTGAGACAAGGGGGAAGACCCCGTCAgatcgacacacacatcacgccccatGTCCCGGTAATAAAGAAGCAGATCCGTCGGACGAAGGGAGCAGCCATCCCCATCAACCAACAtgatatcaacctccttaccaGCAGAGATCCCCGACCTGTAACAGAtgtccattattattattattattattattattattattattattattattattattattattattatttttttttttttttttttttttaaaacgcaAACTTTTACTAATCAATCAAACGTTTAtaagaaattagtgggcagccaagatacaatctgggcacccactcccttagcgataaaaaaactaagtctagtaaaaatgtacgCGGCCGCGCGAGCCCTTGCATCTTGAGAAACAGAGAATTTTTGGATCCGCTAGAGCAAAGCCACAACATCCTTATCCAGCTCGCCTAGCGAAGAAAAAGAGAAGGGTAGGAAACTATAATCAACCATCGTGCATAAATCTCGGTACTTGGCatactttcgctgagcagcatcagcaacaacccgacCCAGTACAAAATCAGACAACCCAGTCTGAGACAAGGGGAAGACCCCGTCAGATCGACACaaacatcacgccccctgtcccaggAATAAAGAAGCAGATCCGCCAGACGAAGGGAGCAGCCaagcccatcaaccaaaccgatatcaacctccctaCCAGCAGAGATCCCCGGCCTCTAGCAGATgtccaatattattattattattattattattattattattattattattattattattattattattattattattattattattattactattattattattactattattattgttattattattattattattatcattatcattattattattattattattattattattattttaaaaacgcaaacttttattaatcaatcaaaagtttacaagaaattagtggtcgagatacaatctgggcccccactcccttagcgataacaaagctaagtctaataAAAATGTACGCGGCCGCGCGAGCCCTTGCATCTTGAGAAACAGAGAATTTCTGAATCCGCTAGAGCAAAGCCACAACATCCGTATCCAGCTCGCCTAGCGAAGAAAAAGAgaagggtaggaaaccataaTCAACCGTCGTGCATAAATCTCGGTACttggcacactttcgctgagcagcatcagcaacaacccgacCTGGCACAAAATCAGACAACCCAGTCTGAGACAAGGGGGAAGACCCCGTCAgatcgacacacacatcacgccctctgtcccaggaataaagaAGCAGATCCGCCGGACGAAGGGAGCAGCCaagcccatcaaccaaaccgatatcaacctccctaCCAGCAGAGATCCCCGACCTGTAGCAGAtgtccattattattattattattattattattattattattattattattattattattattattattattattattattattattattattattattattattattattattattattattattattattattattattattattattattattattattattattattattattattattattattattattattattattattattattattattattattattattattattactagtattattattattaatagtattattattattattattattattattattattattattattataattattattattattataattattattattattattattattattattattattattattattattattattcgtattcttattattcttattattcttattcttattcttattcttattcttattcttattcttattcttattcttattcttattcttattcttattcttattattattattattattattattattattattattattattattattattattattattattattattattattatcattatcattattatcattattattattattatcattatcatcattattatcattattattcttattgttgttgttgttgttgttgttgttgttgttgttgttgttgttgttgttgttgttgttgttgttgttgttgttgttgttattgttcttgttattgttcttattattcttattctttttatttttttttggtataatGTAAGCTTTTTATTAATCAACATAAAATAGGACAATGAAGTACAGTTCTTGGTGTTACTACAACAAGCCAACATCTAAAATAAAGTATTACAGATGAATATCTAATTGCTGCAGCCAAACTTTATCTCTGTTAGGCACTCTAGGACTTATCTTCTGCAACAGACGAGTCCTAATGCAATGCTTCAGATCAGTTATCTTCTTAGGAGGTGAGGTAAGAGCAAGATTCAACCTGCAAGAGTTCCTTTCCTGCCAAATGTAGTACCAGCAGGCCATACAGGCCATCCTGCACACAGATTTCTGCAACTTAGAGTAGCCATTCTGATGTTGAAAATGCAAGTGCAGCCACTGCTCAATTCCAGTAATAATCTGAGAACTATAAGTGCAAGACCTAAAAAGGTGAGTGTGAGTCTCCACAGCTTGTTCACATAAGACACAGTGATCACTAGTACAAATCCCCAGATGCATCAGCTTCTCCTTGGTCTGCAATCCTCTCTGCATAATTAACCAGCCATTGAATGAATGCTTAGGCACGTTCCAATTATCCCACACAGTTTTATACCACTGGGCAGGGGGGTGTGGTCCCTGTAGCCAGTGATATCTAGTCCCAACAAAATACCCTTTAGAGTTAGGTATCCATTGGCCATCAATAAAGCCACCTCTCAAAGTATCTTTGACTCTACAAATATTCCTCCAATTCCAGTTAGAATCAGGAGGAGGAGAATAAGTATGCCAATCAGCCCCTTTCATATAAACATGGTCAATCCAGAGAACCCAAAGCCTGTCAGCCTTGGTGTAAATCCAATTGACCAATTTTCCAACAGTTACAATGTTCCACACCCCAGCCTCTTTGATATTCAAACCTCCATCTTTCTTACTACAGCAGACCTTATCCCATGCCACTAAAGGACACCTATGATACTCATTATCACCACTCCACATAAAATTCCTGCAAATAACTTCTATTCTTTTGATGACACTTTTAGGAATTAAAAAGATAGAAGACCAGTAATTATGGAGGGTATTGAGAATAGAATTGATGAGTACCAGCCTGCCAGCATAGCTAAGTTTTCTAACCCCCATGCTTCTGACTCTAGATGTAATCTTTTCAATAAGGATATTGTAGTCATGTCTGGTCAGTCTCCCTGGTTGTATAGGAATCCCAAATATTTGAAAGGGAGAGCACCTTCCTGAAATCCAGAGATAGAAGTAATGTCTTGCTTTAAGTCCTGAGAGACTCCATTAAAAACAACCTCAGATTTAGCTGCATTCACTTTTAAACCAGAGGCAGCAGAGAAAGTCGACAGGACCCTAAGTACCAATATAATAGATTTAGGATCACCCTTACAAAACATGagaagatcatcagcaaaaagaAGATGTGTCAGCTTCAAACTTTTACATAAAGGGTGATATCTGAAGTACCATTTATCAGTTGCATAGGCCATAATTCTTGTTAGGTATTCCATACAGATGCAAAAAATGAGAGGAGAAATAGGATCCCCTTGTCTCAATCCCCTCTTACCCTTGAA
This sequence is a window from Silene latifolia isolate original U9 population chromosome 8, ASM4854445v1, whole genome shotgun sequence. Protein-coding genes within it:
- the LOC141595192 gene encoding uncharacterized protein LOC141595192; this encodes MGVRKLSYAGRLVLINSILNTLHNYWSSIFLIPKSVIKRIEVICRNFMWSGDNEYHRCPLVAWDKVCCSKKDGGLNIKEAGVWNIVTVGKLVNWIYTKADRLWVLWIDHVYMKGADWHTYSPPPDSNWNWRNICRVKDTLRGGFIDGQWIPNSKGYFVGTRYHWLQGPHPPAQWYKTVWDNWNVPKHSFNGWLIMQRGLQTKEKLMHLGICTSDHCVLCEQAVETHTHLFRSCTYSSQIITGIEQWLHLHFQHQNGYSKLQKSVCRMACMACWYYIWQERNSCRLNLALTSPPKKITDLKHCIRTRLLQKISPRVPNRDKVWLQQLDIHL